One Anas platyrhynchos isolate ZD024472 breed Pekin duck chromosome 2, IASCAAS_PekinDuck_T2T, whole genome shotgun sequence DNA segment encodes these proteins:
- the LOC101793763 gene encoding coiled-coil-helix-coiled-coil-helix domain-containing protein 2 — MPWGGCNHTPCGAPPASRVPNMRASAPDSATWAPVLASTMGASVPKQLGLMAQMATTVAGVAISSAVGHTISHALTGGFGEGSSLEAARPDISYQEPRATQPAYHHHQQQLAPCQYEMKQFLECAQNQIDFKLCKGFSEVLKQCRFANGLA, encoded by the coding sequence ATGCCATGGGGTGGCTGCAACCACACACCCTGTGGGGCACCCCCCGCCAGCCGGGTGCCAAATATGAGAGCATCAGCACCAGATTCTGCTACTTGGGCCCCAGTGCTGGCCTCCACCATGGGTGCTTCTGTGCCGAAGCAGCTTGGCCTGATGGCGCAGATGGCCACGACCGTGGCAGGGGTTGCCATAAGCTCTGCTGTAGGCCACACCATCAGCCACGCGCTCACAGGAGGGTTTGGTGAGGGAAGCAGCTTGGAAGCTGCCAGGCCTGATATCAGTTATCAGGAACCCCGAGCAACTCAACCTGCCTATCATCATcatcagcagcagcttgctCCTTGCcaatatgaaatgaaacaatTCCTGGAGTGTGCGCAGAACCAGATTGACTTCAAGCTGTGCAAGGGCTTCAGTGAAGTACTGAAGCAGTGCAGGTTTGCTAATGGTTTAGCTTAA